One part of the Rhodococcus oxybenzonivorans genome encodes these proteins:
- a CDS encoding LLM class flavin-dependent oxidoreductase — protein sequence MELGLTTFAEVGPGETGTVSPRQRLKNLLEEVVLAEQVGLDVYGVGEHHRADFAASAPAVVLAAAAAKTSHIALTSAVTVLSSDDPVRVFEEFATLDLISDGRAEVMAGRGSFTESFPLFGYDLADYDDLFVEKLGLLLALRDSESVSWSGRFRPALTDQPVYPRPERPLPVWVGVGGNPESVVRAGLLGLPMALAIIGGRPARFAPLAELHRRAVSEGGHEPQPIAVHAHGYVADTAEQAADDFYPSYAAAMTGLGRERGWAPMDRQSFDAMRGPGGSLILGNPEQVAEKIVDMRETLGIERFMLHPSVGPLPHDKVMRAIELLGTKVAPLVEQE from the coding sequence ATGGAACTCGGGTTGACGACATTCGCCGAGGTCGGCCCCGGTGAGACCGGAACCGTCTCACCACGGCAGCGCCTGAAGAACCTACTCGAGGAGGTCGTGCTCGCCGAGCAGGTCGGTCTCGACGTCTACGGCGTCGGGGAGCATCACCGAGCCGACTTCGCCGCGTCCGCGCCCGCCGTCGTGCTCGCCGCCGCAGCAGCGAAGACTTCCCACATCGCGTTGACCAGCGCGGTCACCGTGCTCAGCTCCGATGACCCGGTGCGGGTGTTCGAGGAGTTCGCCACCCTCGACCTCATCTCCGACGGTCGCGCCGAGGTGATGGCCGGTCGCGGATCCTTCACCGAATCGTTCCCCTTGTTCGGGTACGACCTCGCCGACTACGACGACCTGTTCGTCGAGAAGCTCGGGCTGCTCCTCGCACTCCGCGACTCCGAATCGGTGTCGTGGTCAGGACGATTCCGTCCGGCCTTGACCGATCAGCCGGTGTACCCGAGGCCCGAGCGTCCCCTGCCCGTGTGGGTCGGAGTCGGCGGCAACCCGGAGTCCGTGGTCCGTGCCGGGCTGCTCGGTCTCCCGATGGCGCTCGCGATCATCGGAGGCAGGCCGGCACGCTTTGCCCCGCTCGCGGAACTCCACAGGCGTGCGGTATCGGAGGGCGGTCACGAACCGCAGCCGATCGCCGTCCACGCCCACGGTTATGTCGCCGACACGGCCGAGCAAGCCGCCGACGACTTCTACCCGTCCTATGCCGCGGCCATGACCGGACTCGGTCGCGAACGCGGGTGGGCGCCGATGGATCGCCAGTCCTTCGACGCCATGCGGGGCCCCGGCGGCTCACTGATCCTCGGGAACCCCGAGCAGGTGGCGGAGAAGATCGTCGACATGCGGGAGACCCTCGGCATCGAGCGGTTCATGCTGCACCCCAGCGTCGGGCCGCTGCCGCACGACAAGGTGATGCGCGCCATCGAACTCCTCGGCACCAAAGTCGCGCCACTCGTCGAACAGGAGTGA
- a CDS encoding DUF732 domain-containing protein, whose amino-acid sequence MRRTLALTALTLCSATFLTACGGDSADSAAPESSTTSAAARTTAASAPGKRIFAVADDPATAADYLTYLRSMNQNVTNDETAVHQAGEICTALDAGKPLDRVREEWTPMLSADGVYYYIIGAITRYCPDHEGVLN is encoded by the coding sequence ATGCGCCGCACTCTTGCTCTGACCGCCCTCACCCTCTGCTCCGCGACATTCCTGACCGCCTGCGGTGGGGACAGCGCCGATTCCGCGGCACCGGAGTCGAGCACGACCTCCGCCGCTGCCAGGACCACCGCCGCCTCCGCACCGGGGAAGCGCATCTTCGCGGTCGCCGACGACCCCGCCACCGCCGCCGATTACCTGACCTATTTGAGGTCGATGAACCAGAACGTCACCAACGACGAGACCGCGGTGCACCAGGCCGGCGAAATCTGCACCGCCCTCGACGCCGGCAAACCCCTCGACCGGGTGCGCGAGGAGTGGACGCCCATGCTCTCCGCCGACGGCGTCTACTACTACATCATCGGTGCCATCACCCGGTACTGCCCCGACCACGAGGGCGTCCTCAACTGA
- a CDS encoding putative protein N(5)-glutamine methyltransferase: MSVSVEDALVHELRSAGCVFAEDEARLILAAASDRTNLVSMVQRRVSGVPLEHVLGWAEFCGLRIAVDAEVFVPRRRTEFLVDRAAALMREGAVVVDLCCGSGAVGIALAALIDSPELYAVDIDPAAVRCARRNMPAERVFEGDLYDPLPASLRGQVHVLVANAPYVPTEAIRLMPPEARLHEPRVSLDGGADGLHIQRRVAVGAQHWLGPGGHLLIETSESQATRTVQAFTDAGLSARVESSAELGATVVVGTRS; the protein is encoded by the coding sequence ATGTCAGTTTCCGTCGAAGATGCTCTCGTTCATGAATTGCGCTCTGCCGGCTGCGTTTTCGCCGAAGATGAAGCACGGTTGATCCTCGCGGCCGCGAGTGATCGGACGAACCTCGTGTCGATGGTCCAGCGGCGCGTTTCCGGTGTGCCACTGGAACACGTGCTCGGCTGGGCAGAGTTCTGCGGTCTGCGAATAGCGGTCGACGCCGAGGTTTTCGTGCCTCGCCGGCGTACTGAATTCCTCGTCGACCGGGCGGCGGCTTTGATGCGTGAAGGTGCTGTCGTGGTCGACCTGTGCTGTGGGTCGGGAGCGGTCGGAATTGCGCTCGCCGCCCTTATCGATTCCCCCGAGTTGTATGCGGTCGATATCGACCCTGCCGCGGTCCGATGCGCTCGTCGTAACATGCCCGCGGAGCGCGTGTTCGAGGGCGACCTCTACGACCCGTTGCCTGCTTCCTTGCGCGGACAGGTCCATGTTCTGGTGGCCAACGCTCCATATGTGCCGACCGAGGCGATTCGGTTGATGCCCCCCGAGGCGCGACTGCACGAGCCGCGGGTGTCACTCGACGGTGGTGCCGACGGCCTGCACATTCAGCGGCGAGTGGCGGTCGGGGCGCAGCACTGGCTCGGCCCCGGCGGTCACCTCCTGATCGAAACAAGTGAGAGCCAGGCAACGCGGACAGTCCAGGCCTTCACCGACGCGGGGTTGAGCGCGCGAGTCGAGTCCTCCGCCGAGCTCGGTGCCACCGTCGTCGTCGGAACGCGGTCGTGA
- a CDS encoding glutamate--cysteine ligase, with product MLASSPRKLGVEEEFHLIDLKTRRLTTRAPELLARLPDDAYVDELQRCVVEVNSGVFTDLADLRSDLAWHRSLLVDAAEGLGVGVAAAGSMPLALPTEMQVTGSLRYQRMLADYQMLAREQLICGTQVHVDVPDRDEAVQVANRIAPYLPVFLALSVSSPFRADGSDTGYASARTLLWLRWPSTGPAAPVSSAAEYDTLIDDLVSSGVISDPGMAYFDIRPSAKLPTLELRVCDSCPRLDTVILVAALFRALVEREVQGLRAGDKGLKVVSTMTRAALWRAARSGLEADLVDVTVPRSRLAADIVEDFVRSLRPQLEETGDWDTVRELSAAALATGSSAARQRQAFQRRNRLTDVVDQLLAETADRVSPLPEGETLVPSAHAGRSHSSVATRPRRRWAARFARRGSESELTWTGSGELDEQQLLAWRRDLHAHPELSFEERRTTRVVRDHLASLGVEPVLMPGGTGLWCDIGPETEHCIALRADLDALPITEATGLEFQSTVPGVSHACGHDAHTAMLMGAAAVLVKYPPTCRVRLIFQPGEETTPGGSVDTIAAGALEGVSKIYALHCDPNLEVGKLATRSGPITSSNASVTVRLWSQGGHTARPHLTGDLIHAGAVLITGLASVLDRRIDARTATVLTWGKVSAGQVGNSVPESGELVGTLRSASHETWANLEPLVTDTIGELLAPYHVRYELSYLQGVPPVVNDPDCTADLREAIESVVGFDHLAEAEQSSGGEDFAWYLEQVPGAMARLGVWEGVGERQELHQPGFRLDERAMIHGLRTLVALTRLGDQTE from the coding sequence GTGCTCGCCAGCAGCCCAAGGAAATTGGGCGTCGAGGAAGAATTTCACCTCATCGACTTGAAGACCCGGCGCCTGACGACCCGTGCGCCGGAATTGCTGGCGCGACTGCCCGACGACGCCTACGTCGACGAGCTGCAGCGGTGTGTGGTGGAGGTCAACAGTGGTGTGTTCACCGACCTCGCCGACCTCAGGTCCGACCTGGCCTGGCACCGCTCGCTGCTCGTCGACGCGGCCGAGGGGCTCGGTGTCGGGGTGGCGGCCGCCGGATCGATGCCACTCGCCCTTCCGACGGAGATGCAGGTGACAGGGTCGCTGCGCTACCAGCGCATGCTGGCCGACTATCAGATGCTCGCCCGCGAACAACTGATTTGCGGCACCCAGGTGCATGTCGATGTGCCCGACCGGGACGAGGCCGTCCAGGTGGCCAACCGCATCGCCCCCTACCTGCCGGTTTTCCTGGCGCTCAGTGTGAGTTCTCCGTTCCGGGCCGACGGCTCGGACACCGGTTACGCGAGCGCGCGGACCCTGCTGTGGTTACGGTGGCCGAGTACCGGTCCGGCGGCGCCCGTCTCCTCGGCCGCCGAGTACGACACCCTGATCGACGACCTGGTGTCGAGCGGCGTGATCAGCGACCCCGGCATGGCCTACTTCGACATCCGCCCCTCGGCCAAGCTTCCGACGCTGGAACTGCGGGTGTGTGACAGCTGCCCGCGACTCGACACGGTCATCCTTGTTGCGGCCCTCTTCCGCGCCCTCGTCGAACGGGAGGTCCAAGGTCTGCGGGCCGGCGACAAGGGGCTGAAGGTCGTCTCGACGATGACCCGGGCGGCACTCTGGCGGGCTGCGCGTTCCGGCCTGGAAGCGGACTTGGTAGACGTCACGGTTCCGCGCTCGCGGCTCGCTGCGGACATCGTCGAGGACTTCGTGCGCTCCTTGAGACCCCAGCTCGAGGAGACAGGTGACTGGGACACCGTCCGCGAACTGTCTGCCGCCGCCCTCGCGACGGGAAGCTCGGCTGCCCGTCAGCGTCAAGCATTCCAACGACGGAATCGGTTGACCGACGTCGTCGACCAGCTTCTCGCCGAGACGGCCGACCGCGTGTCACCGCTTCCCGAGGGCGAAACCCTGGTGCCGAGCGCGCACGCGGGACGCTCGCACTCGAGCGTGGCGACCCGCCCGCGGAGACGCTGGGCCGCGCGATTCGCCCGGCGTGGCAGCGAATCCGAGCTGACCTGGACCGGGTCGGGAGAACTCGACGAACAGCAGCTGCTCGCGTGGCGTAGAGATCTCCACGCCCACCCCGAGCTGTCGTTCGAGGAGCGACGAACAACTCGGGTCGTGCGCGATCACCTTGCGAGTCTCGGTGTGGAGCCCGTCCTCATGCCCGGTGGAACCGGACTGTGGTGCGATATCGGACCCGAGACGGAACACTGCATCGCCCTGCGCGCCGACCTGGACGCATTGCCGATTACCGAGGCCACCGGTCTCGAATTCCAATCCACTGTGCCCGGGGTTTCACACGCCTGCGGTCACGACGCGCACACCGCAATGCTGATGGGCGCCGCCGCCGTCCTCGTCAAGTACCCACCGACGTGCCGAGTGCGATTGATCTTCCAGCCAGGGGAAGAAACCACGCCAGGCGGTTCGGTCGACACGATCGCCGCCGGCGCACTGGAGGGTGTCTCCAAGATCTACGCCCTGCACTGCGACCCGAACCTCGAAGTCGGGAAGCTCGCCACCCGGAGCGGTCCCATCACCTCGTCGAACGCATCGGTGACCGTGCGCCTCTGGTCGCAGGGTGGACACACCGCGCGCCCGCACCTGACGGGCGATCTGATCCACGCCGGTGCGGTACTCATCACCGGGCTGGCCTCTGTGCTCGACCGCCGCATCGACGCCCGTACGGCGACGGTCCTCACCTGGGGGAAGGTGTCCGCCGGTCAGGTGGGCAATTCCGTGCCGGAGTCGGGGGAACTCGTCGGGACCCTCCGCAGTGCGTCCCACGAGACCTGGGCCAACCTCGAGCCGCTGGTCACCGACACGATCGGCGAACTACTCGCCCCCTACCACGTGCGCTACGAGCTCTCCTACCTGCAGGGCGTGCCACCCGTGGTCAACGACCCCGACTGCACGGCGGACCTACGGGAAGCGATCGAGTCCGTGGTCGGGTTCGATCACCTCGCGGAAGCCGAGCAGTCGAGCGGCGGGGAGGACTTCGCGTGGTACCTCGAGCAGGTTCCCGGTGCGATGGCCCGCCTCGGCGTCTGGGAGGGCGTCGGCGAACGTCAGGAACTGCACCAGCCCGGTTTCCGGCTCGACGAACGCGCGATGATTCACGGTTTGCGCACGCTGGTGGCGCTGACACGGCTCGGCGATCAGACCGAGTGA
- a CDS encoding acyl-CoA dehydrogenase family protein, translating into MTATHEVFNQVPPLTDFDAAYYPPILEALQREGAHDALEELHDLGRLAGSEEAQRWGDLAEAHPPVLRTHDRYGHRIDEVEYDPSYHRLMTTAVEMGLHGSPWADPNPHAHLIRAAKMAVWGQVDAGHGCPISMTYAVVPALRHNPELAARYEPLLTSRVYDPVLRPPLTKAGLIAGMSMTEKQGGSDVRAGTTRAVPQSDGSYLLTGHKWFTSAPMSDLFLVLAQAPGGLSCFLLPRVLPDGGRNRMHLQRLKDKLGNHSNASGEVEYDEAVAWLVGEEGRGVRTIIEMVNMTRLDCTIGTATGMRVGTAQAAHHAVHRSAFGAHLVDQPLMRNVLADLAVESEASTTVALWLAALTDRATAGDEQATMLRRISLSVSKYFVCKRGPIHAAEALECLGGNGYVEESRMPRLYREAPLLSVWEGSGNVAALDTLRAMAKQPESLQVFFDELDSTAGVDSRLDTAIAELKSSFGDLDSLEHRARRIVGDMALALQASLLVRYGHPAVADAFCVSRLSGDWGTVFGTLPTGIDTAAIIDRATPKVGS; encoded by the coding sequence ATGACCGCCACGCACGAGGTTTTCAATCAGGTGCCACCCCTCACCGACTTCGATGCGGCCTACTACCCGCCGATACTCGAAGCGCTGCAACGGGAGGGCGCCCACGACGCGCTCGAAGAACTCCACGACCTCGGGCGGCTGGCGGGCAGCGAGGAAGCGCAGCGGTGGGGCGACCTCGCCGAAGCACACCCACCCGTGCTGCGGACGCACGATCGTTACGGTCACCGCATCGACGAGGTGGAGTATGACCCGTCGTATCACCGGCTGATGACCACCGCTGTCGAGATGGGGTTGCACGGCAGTCCGTGGGCGGATCCGAATCCACATGCTCACCTGATCAGAGCGGCGAAGATGGCGGTATGGGGACAGGTCGACGCCGGGCACGGCTGCCCGATCTCCATGACCTACGCCGTCGTTCCCGCGTTGCGCCACAACCCCGAACTCGCCGCACGATACGAACCCCTGCTCACCTCCCGCGTCTACGACCCGGTGTTGCGTCCGCCCCTCACCAAGGCCGGGCTGATCGCCGGTATGTCGATGACGGAGAAGCAGGGCGGCTCCGACGTCCGCGCGGGCACCACCCGCGCGGTGCCACAGTCCGATGGCAGCTACCTGCTGACCGGGCACAAGTGGTTCACCTCCGCGCCGATGTCGGACCTGTTCCTGGTCCTCGCGCAGGCCCCGGGCGGCCTGTCGTGTTTCCTGCTTCCCCGCGTCCTCCCGGACGGTGGCCGGAACCGAATGCACCTGCAGCGCCTCAAGGACAAGCTCGGCAACCACTCGAACGCGAGTGGTGAGGTGGAGTACGACGAGGCCGTGGCGTGGCTCGTCGGTGAGGAAGGCCGCGGTGTCCGAACCATCATCGAGATGGTCAACATGACCCGCCTCGACTGCACGATCGGGACTGCCACCGGCATGCGGGTCGGCACCGCGCAGGCAGCGCACCACGCCGTGCACCGCAGCGCGTTCGGCGCCCATCTGGTCGATCAGCCCCTGATGCGAAATGTGCTCGCCGACCTGGCGGTGGAGTCGGAGGCGTCCACCACGGTCGCACTGTGGCTGGCCGCACTCACCGACCGCGCGACGGCCGGTGACGAACAGGCGACGATGCTGCGCCGGATTTCCCTGTCGGTGAGCAAATACTTCGTCTGCAAACGCGGGCCGATCCATGCGGCGGAAGCCCTGGAATGCCTCGGCGGCAACGGTTACGTCGAGGAGTCGCGGATGCCGCGGCTGTATCGCGAGGCGCCCCTGTTGTCGGTGTGGGAGGGCTCCGGCAACGTTGCCGCCCTCGACACCCTACGGGCGATGGCGAAACAACCGGAGTCGCTGCAGGTGTTCTTCGACGAACTCGACTCCACTGCCGGAGTCGATTCCCGGCTCGATACCGCGATCGCCGAGCTGAAGTCGAGTTTCGGTGACCTGGACAGCCTCGAGCACCGCGCCCGCCGGATCGTCGGCGACATGGCACTCGCTCTGCAGGCTTCACTCCTCGTCCGCTACGGACATCCGGCGGTGGCCGACGCCTTCTGCGTCAGCAGGTTGTCGGGAGACTGGGGCACCGTGTTCGGGACACTCCCGACGGGCATCGACACCGCGGCGATCATCGACCGCGCCACCCCCAAGGTGGGGTCGTGA
- a CDS encoding DUF4193 domain-containing protein, whose translation MATDYDAPRVTVDDELAEDSLEELKTRRNESQSSVVDVEEADTAESFELPGADLSGEELTVRVVPKRADEFTCSSCFLVHHRSRLASDEGGQLICRDCA comes from the coding sequence ATGGCAACCGACTACGACGCACCACGGGTTACCGTCGACGACGAACTCGCGGAGGACTCGCTCGAAGAACTGAAGACGAGAAGGAACGAGTCGCAATCTTCCGTCGTCGACGTGGAAGAGGCCGACACGGCGGAGTCCTTCGAACTGCCCGGCGCAGACTTGTCCGGTGAGGAACTCACGGTACGGGTCGTTCCGAAACGGGCCGACGAGTTCACGTGTAGTAGCTGCTTCCTGGTGCACCATCGTTCCCGTCTCGCCTCGGACGAGGGTGGCCAGCTGATCTGCCGCGACTGCGCGTGA
- a CDS encoding crotonase/enoyl-CoA hydratase family protein, translating to MRPGAWREGWDEGADSLFADREQAEDHTEYRTLTYEVTGRIARITFNRPEHGNAITADTPLELAATVERADLDPRVHVILLSGRGKGFCGGYDLGVFAESGGNPGDGPDRTTGTVLDPMVQARNHNPFGHWDPMADYAMMSRFNRGFASLLHSNKPTVAKLHGFCVAGGTDIALYCDQIIAADDTKIGYPPTRVWGVPAAGMWAHRLGDQRAKRLLLTGDCLSGKQAAEWGLAVESAPAEELDQRTEDLVGRIAQMPINQLMMVKLALNSALLAQGVANSGMISTVFDGVSRHTREGYAFQLRSATAGFREAVRERDEPFGDHKRRQFDQP from the coding sequence ATGCGTCCCGGCGCGTGGCGGGAAGGCTGGGACGAGGGAGCCGATTCGCTGTTCGCGGACCGGGAACAGGCCGAGGACCACACCGAGTACCGCACGCTCACCTACGAGGTGACCGGGCGGATTGCGCGGATCACCTTCAACCGGCCGGAGCACGGCAATGCCATCACCGCGGACACCCCGCTCGAGCTCGCCGCCACCGTCGAACGGGCGGACCTCGATCCCCGCGTCCACGTCATCCTGCTGTCGGGACGCGGGAAGGGGTTCTGCGGCGGATACGACCTCGGAGTGTTCGCCGAGAGCGGCGGCAATCCGGGAGACGGACCGGACAGGACCACCGGCACGGTGCTCGATCCGATGGTGCAGGCGCGCAATCACAATCCGTTCGGCCACTGGGATCCGATGGCAGATTACGCGATGATGAGCCGTTTCAATCGTGGGTTCGCGAGTCTGCTGCATTCGAACAAACCGACCGTCGCGAAGCTGCACGGCTTCTGCGTGGCGGGCGGCACCGACATCGCCCTCTACTGCGACCAGATCATCGCGGCCGACGACACGAAGATCGGCTACCCCCCGACCAGGGTGTGGGGGGTGCCTGCCGCCGGGATGTGGGCGCACCGCCTCGGCGATCAACGGGCCAAACGATTACTGCTGACCGGTGATTGCCTGAGCGGAAAGCAGGCAGCCGAGTGGGGGCTGGCGGTGGAGTCTGCGCCCGCCGAGGAATTGGACCAGCGCACCGAGGATCTCGTCGGCCGGATCGCTCAGATGCCGATCAATCAGCTGATGATGGTCAAGCTCGCCTTGAACAGCGCTCTCCTCGCCCAGGGGGTGGCCAACTCGGGCATGATCAGCACCGTGTTCGACGGCGTGTCCCGGCACACCCGCGAGGGATACGCGTTTCAGTTGCGTTCGGCCACCGCAGGATTCCGCGAGGCCGTTCGGGAACGGGACGAACCGTTCGGTGACCACAAGCGGCGACAGTTCGATCAGCCGTAG
- a CDS encoding pirin family protein encodes MPAVTVDNILALPRIDAPAPGAVDRPVRSLTTAPVGYEGEGFPVRRAFAGIDLAALDPFIHMDQMGEVNYAPGEPKGTPWHPHRGFETVTYMIDGIMEHQDSNGGGGTIGGGDTQWMTAGGGILHIETPPEHLVMSGGLFHGVQLWVNLPRDNKMAAPRYQDITGQKVALLSSPDGGALVRVIAGEVDGHSGPGSTYTPISLVHATVAPGASLTLPWNPEFNALAYVLAGEGLVGSERRPFRMGQTAVFGRGDALTIAAADTQDSRTSSLEVFVLGGKPIREPVAMAGPFVMNTKAEVMQAFEDFQAGRLGSIPAAHETLG; translated from the coding sequence ATGCCTGCCGTGACTGTCGACAACATCCTTGCCCTGCCGCGTATCGACGCCCCTGCCCCGGGCGCCGTCGACCGGCCGGTCCGCTCCCTGACCACGGCTCCGGTCGGGTACGAGGGCGAGGGCTTCCCCGTTCGCCGCGCCTTCGCCGGCATCGATCTGGCCGCGCTCGACCCCTTCATCCACATGGACCAGATGGGTGAGGTGAACTACGCGCCCGGCGAACCCAAGGGAACGCCGTGGCACCCGCATCGTGGGTTCGAGACCGTGACCTACATGATCGACGGAATCATGGAGCACCAGGACTCCAACGGGGGCGGCGGCACCATCGGCGGCGGCGACACGCAATGGATGACGGCCGGTGGTGGCATCCTCCACATCGAGACCCCGCCCGAGCACCTGGTCATGAGTGGTGGGCTCTTCCACGGCGTCCAATTGTGGGTGAACCTGCCCCGCGACAACAAGATGGCCGCACCCCGCTATCAGGACATCACCGGGCAAAAGGTGGCCCTGCTGTCCTCCCCCGACGGCGGCGCCCTGGTGCGGGTCATCGCGGGCGAGGTGGACGGACACTCCGGCCCGGGCTCGACATACACCCCGATCAGCCTGGTTCACGCGACCGTTGCCCCCGGGGCGAGCCTGACGCTGCCGTGGAATCCGGAATTCAACGCCCTTGCGTACGTCCTCGCCGGTGAGGGCCTGGTCGGTTCGGAGCGCAGGCCGTTCCGGATGGGGCAGACCGCCGTCTTCGGACGCGGCGACGCCCTGACCATTGCCGCGGCAGACACCCAGGACTCGCGTACCTCCTCGCTGGAGGTTTTCGTCCTCGGCGGCAAGCCGATCCGCGAGCCGGTGGCCATGGCCGGACCGTTCGTGATGAACACGAAGGCCGAGGTAATGCAGGCGTTCGAGGACTTCCAGGCCGGTCGCCTGGGATCCATCCCCGCGGCACACGAAACACTGGGCTAG
- the ggt gene encoding gamma-glutamyltransferase — translation MGRGAGVGIGIRATLAAALCAGMVAACSSDEAPPSDPAATCADVRNGTTAAAPPAGQAPPPAGTPPTSQNLATNPEIATVYRSGMVPVDTASYAVSTANPISTQAACDVLREGGTAADALIVAQTVLGIVEPQSSGIGGGAFLLYYDAEKNSVEAYDGREVAPMAATENYLRWISDTDRTEPKPDARASGRSIGVPGVVRMLELAHREHGRNEWRELFDPAVSLADQGFEISPRMAGQIAASAPDLAIDEASKAYFLNPDGSPKVAGTKLTNPAMAKTLGAVASGGADAFYTGAIAQSIVDSTATTSGGRTPGQITLDDLANYQAKKRTALCTPYRDHEVCGMPNPSSGGTAVAATLGILENFDLSAVGPTNLDANGGKPTAEAVHLIAEAERLAYADRDKYVADSDFVPLPGNSVDTLLNDDYLKQRADLIDPGKSMGTAKPGDFGPVPLGVQPQDKEHGTSHISIADKYGNVASMTTTVESAFGAFHMTEGFVLNNQLTDFSAQPVGPDGVPLANRVEPGKRPRSSMAPTLVFGLGDDGARGDLEFVTGSPGGSVIIQFVVKTLVGMLDWGMNPQQAVSGVDFGAANTPVTGVGGEHPNINAARDGADDPLIAQLRAMGHQVSVAPQSSGLSALQRVDSGWVGGADPRREGAVMGDGTG, via the coding sequence ATGGGTCGTGGCGCAGGAGTCGGCATCGGAATCCGGGCAACGCTGGCGGCAGCACTCTGCGCCGGCATGGTGGCGGCGTGTTCGTCGGACGAGGCGCCACCGAGCGACCCCGCGGCCACCTGTGCCGATGTTCGCAACGGCACGACGGCCGCAGCGCCGCCCGCCGGGCAAGCTCCGCCGCCGGCAGGCACTCCGCCCACCAGTCAGAACCTTGCGACCAATCCGGAGATCGCGACGGTCTATCGCTCCGGGATGGTGCCCGTCGATACCGCGTCGTATGCGGTGTCGACCGCCAACCCGATTTCGACACAGGCGGCGTGCGACGTTCTGCGCGAAGGGGGCACAGCGGCCGACGCGTTGATCGTCGCGCAAACGGTGCTCGGCATCGTCGAACCGCAGTCGTCGGGAATCGGTGGTGGTGCTTTCCTCCTCTACTACGACGCGGAGAAGAACAGTGTCGAGGCGTACGACGGACGCGAGGTCGCACCGATGGCGGCGACGGAGAATTATCTCCGCTGGATCAGCGACACGGACCGCACCGAACCGAAGCCTGACGCGCGCGCGAGTGGGCGGTCGATCGGAGTGCCCGGCGTCGTCCGGATGCTCGAGCTGGCACATCGTGAACATGGCAGGAATGAGTGGCGGGAATTGTTCGATCCCGCAGTCTCCCTGGCGGATCAGGGTTTCGAGATCAGCCCCCGCATGGCCGGGCAGATCGCCGCTTCGGCTCCCGACCTGGCAATCGACGAGGCGTCGAAGGCGTACTTCCTGAACCCGGACGGCAGCCCCAAAGTGGCGGGCACCAAGCTGACGAATCCCGCGATGGCCAAAACGCTCGGAGCCGTCGCTTCGGGCGGTGCCGATGCCTTCTACACCGGCGCGATCGCCCAGAGCATCGTCGACTCCACGGCGACGACCTCGGGAGGACGGACCCCGGGCCAGATCACGCTCGACGACCTCGCGAATTACCAGGCGAAGAAGCGCACGGCCCTGTGTACGCCGTACCGAGACCACGAGGTCTGCGGTATGCCGAACCCGTCGTCCGGGGGGACGGCGGTGGCGGCGACCCTCGGCATTCTGGAGAACTTCGACCTGTCTGCCGTGGGGCCGACGAACCTCGACGCCAATGGTGGAAAACCGACGGCGGAGGCCGTGCATCTCATCGCCGAGGCGGAGCGGTTGGCGTACGCGGACCGGGACAAGTATGTGGCCGACTCGGATTTCGTTCCGCTGCCCGGTAATTCGGTGGACACGCTGTTGAATGACGACTACCTGAAGCAACGTGCCGACCTCATCGATCCCGGCAAGAGCATGGGCACCGCGAAGCCGGGTGACTTCGGTCCGGTGCCGCTCGGGGTGCAGCCGCAGGACAAGGAGCACGGAACCAGTCATATTTCGATCGCGGACAAGTACGGCAACGTCGCGTCGATGACCACCACGGTGGAGTCGGCGTTCGGAGCTTTCCACATGACCGAAGGTTTCGTGCTCAACAATCAGCTCACCGATTTCTCGGCCCAACCCGTCGGACCGGACGGTGTGCCGCTGGCCAACCGGGTGGAGCCGGGGAAGCGGCCCCGCAGTTCGATGGCCCCGACGCTGGTCTTCGGTCTCGGTGACGACGGCGCGCGAGGTGACCTCGAATTCGTGACGGGCTCACCCGGTGGCTCGGTCATCATCCAGTTCGTCGTGAAAACATTGGTGGGCATGCTCGATTGGGGCATGAACCCGCAGCAGGCCGTCTCGGGAGTCGACTTCGGCGCCGCCAACACCCCGGTGACCGGGGTGGGCGGTGAACATCCGAACATCAATGCTGCCCGGGACGGCGCCGATGACCCGCTGATCGCCCAGTTGCGGGCGATGGGCCACCAGGTCTCGGTTGCTCCGCAGTCGAGCGGGCTCAGTGCACTGCAACGCGTCGACTCCGGGTGGGTCGGCGGCGCCGATCCCCGACGCGAGGGTGCAGTGATGGGCGACGGTACCGGTTAG